DNA from Oxyura jamaicensis isolate SHBP4307 breed ruddy duck chromosome 4, BPBGC_Ojam_1.0, whole genome shotgun sequence:
TTGGGAAGAAATTTGTCCACGTCATGTATCCGAAAAAGAGTAGCGCGCTCCTCAGAGACTGTACGTACAAGCGGATGTTCAAGATCTTGAGAGGGTGCTTTGCCAACGTGCTGTGTGCGCGCTGGGAAGGGAGGAGTTCAGTGGAACAGGAGGGATTCAGAAGCGTCTGGTCTGCGTTCTCTCTGTTGGCTAATGCCGAATGGCAGAAGTGGAAAATCAGAGGGTTATCAGAGCTCTTTTAAAGCGGAACGCGCGTCGGAGTATGTAGGACAAGTAGCTTTAATGGGTAGCAGGCTTTGGATAAGTTACGTACAGGATATGGCATAAGGTGCTAAACAAGAAAATTGTAAGCAGGtatgaggaaaataatataCTGGGAGCTGGAAGAGGGTGCTTTATTACTCTAATAACAACTGAGTGTCATTCTGTGATGTTTATGTTTGGTTTTGCCTCTGTCTCCAGGGGATCTTTGGGGCCCTTTGGTGCTTTGTGTCTCACTTGCGCTGTAAGTACTGATAAGCAGtggatttttattgtttttgtttgtttgagtcTTTGACACTCGGGAAATAAGAACTTTGGAATTCCCTTTTGCATGTGTTAAGATCGAGCTCTTCTGATGCTGCTTCGCTCTTCTACAAACACTGTCTTCGTAGGTTTTCTTATAAAATGTACTTTGAACACTTGAAGCCCCTTAAGACCTCCTGTCTTTATATTTAGGATTTAAGGGTGAACCCTCCCTCACCCTGTCTTAAGAATTTTACTGAAAAGCCCTCACCCTGTCTTAAGAATTTTACTGAACAGTATTCTGATTCTGATCGTTCTTGATGCTAACGCAGTTGGACGAGTTCTTTGGCCCTAACCCTTAGGCCAAAACCTGTGTCTGAGAACTGCAGTGTACGTGCTGTGTACCCTGGAGGACTGATGGGGAGAAAAGTTTGATCTAGCAGTCCGTAGATGGGAGGTGACTATGGCTCCCACACACTCAGAGTACAGAAACCATTTAGTACAACGTTGTTAAAGCAGTATCAGAAGCAGACGTTGTAAGTGAAGTTTTCACATCTACGAGTGCTTCTCTTTCCAGGCCTTGTGTTGTTTGCGTCCTGTCATTACAATCTTACCCTAAGGCATACCTGATTTTATCGTGCAGTGCCTACCAAACTCTCAGTAGTTTAATTCTTGTCATCTTGTCTGTTGTCTATGTTTTTATTCTCCTGTGTATACTTGTGCAGTGCTCAGAACACGTACACGAGTGAACCGAAGTGCCCTCTGTTGGGCAGcagtccttttcctttcctatacAAGATTCAGGATACCAAAAATAAGgaagcagatgaaaaataattggtCTTCAGCCTAACTAGGAACTGACATTGCAGCTTCCTGTTCTCACCTACTCCCAAGTTTGCAAAAACTCAGGCGGAAATTGGAATTAACTCCTTATATCCGTTGTCTACAACAGGATGCTGCAGGGTGGATCAGCAGATAGTAAAGAAGACGGAGGGCCGCAGTTTGCTGAAGTCTTTGTCATCATCTGGTTTGGTGCAGTTGTCATCACGCTAAACTCAAAGCTGCTTGGAGGAACTATGTGAGTGCTGGGAATGGGAGCAGTCAAAATGCTCCAGTTTATGCAATTTTCAGCGATGTTTTGatctgattgctttttttttttccatttctcaccCTCCTTCCTAGATCGTTTTTTCAGAGCCTGTGCGTCCTGGGTTACTGTGTCCTGCCCCTGACGGTAGCGATGCTGGTGTGCAGGCTGGTACTGCTAGCAGGTTCTGGGACCGTCAGCTTCATTGTTCGTCTGATCGTAGTGATAGCTATGTTTGGTTGGTCCACGTTAGGTAAGTGTGGTCGTGTTGTAACGCTGTTGTGCACGCTGAGTAGTGCGGTGCTTAAAGAGAGAGATTTGCTTGCGTTTTGCTGAGCAAAGCCAAAGGATTGTTGCAGCTTGAGGTGttttctgggctgctgcagtACTGTAGAAGTTGTTCTTCCAGTCCTCGTGCTGGCAGGCATTCAGCgtttcacagaagcacagaatggtttgggttggaagagaccttaaagatcatctaattccaacccccctgccatgggcagggacgcctCCCACTAGACagggttgctcaaagccccatccaacctggccttgaacacctccagggatggggcatccctgggcagcctgtgccagtgcctcaccaccctcccaTTAAAGAATTTCTGCCTTTGCCTTCCATTTGCCAATGCTCCTTTGATTTTTGTGGTCATACACAAATTGCCCTTGAAGGAGAGATGATAATTTTGTATTAAACTTCCTGTGAGACTCCTAGGTATTTTATTCCATGACCTATGTTataaatgccatttaaaaaacactagTCTCATGCAGGTGCATTTgcattatttctccttttctttatataaagtcttctgggctccccggtacaaaaaagacagggatctcctgcaacgagtgcagcggagggccacaaagatgattcggggcctggagcatcttccctgtgaagaaaggctgagagacctgggtctgttcagcccggagaagaaaaggctgagaggggatctcagcAATGTGTATAGATACCCGAGGTGTGGGAGAcaaggatgtagccaacctctttcagtggtttgtggggacaggacaaggggcaacggccgcaagatagagcacGGGcagttctgcaccgacatgcaaaagaacttcttcacagtgagggtgacggagcactgggacaggctgcccagggaggttgtggagtctccttctcaGGAGATATTCAAGGaccgtctggacgcctacctgggcagcctgctctgaggaacctgctttggcaggggatTGGACCCGATGatttttgaggtcccttccaacccctacaattctgtgattctgtgaatcttATTGCACAGCGTTAATTGGCATCTGTTTTTCTATGTAATAAATCAATCTTAGTTCTAACGTACAATTAGAGACCATTGTTACTGAACAATGAGTTACCGCTTCATGTCCTTCAGCTTAATTGCAGTCAAGATACTAATTCAAACTTGTTAACATCTGCAGTGGATctttcagttttttgttgttcacgtttcaagaatttttcttttcctttgtcacCAGCATCTACCGCTTTCCTGGCAGACAGTCAGCCTCCAAACCGCAAAGCTCTTGTTGTGTACCCTATCTTCCTCTTCTACTTCGTTATCAGCTGGATGATTCTCACCTTTACACCTCAGTGATGTCAGATCAGAAGAGACTGTGTGACACAGACTGCGAGTCTTTCATGAGCACTGCAGTGAATCGTTGGCTTTATCTCTTACTAATTTATGGAGAGAGATGGTGTAAAAAAGCAGGTTTTGGGATAAAGCCAGAGAACTGCAAAATTGGTCATTTGTGTGTTCCTCTTCTTGAAAGACACTGAAGTCCAGctgctggttattttttttaattagcccTGCCCTTTAGTTATGTTGAATAAAAGATGCGCGCTGTGACAGGGATTGTTCTGCCTGAG
Protein-coding regions in this window:
- the YIPF6 gene encoding protein YIPF6, giving the protein MRDLKAVGKKFVHVMYPKKSSALLRDWDLWGPLVLCVSLALMLQGGSADSKEDGGPQFAEVFVIIWFGAVVITLNSKLLGGTISFFQSLCVLGYCVLPLTVAMLVCRLVLLAGSGTVSFIVRLIVVIAMFGWSTLASTAFLADSQPPNRKALVVYPIFLFYFVISWMILTFTPQ